The following proteins are encoded in a genomic region of Triticum dicoccoides isolate Atlit2015 ecotype Zavitan chromosome 1B, WEW_v2.0, whole genome shotgun sequence:
- the LOC119326409 gene encoding factor of DNA methylation 1-like: MDYTSDGDSELEAYGSDTYALLLSGDIKVMHDGSSYKCPFCSVGNGDYNIHELLQHALSVGAAHDQEAKQKVDHRALAKHLKDEPAKLHSPLLRPIIMDPQPPQHKRDELFVWPWMGIIVNMPSEYVGKSANRLKEHFSCFHPVKAHHVYSKGFPTGNAIVEFGKDFGGFRNARIFENQFEKNGYGKMGWQEKERGGSEPFGWIARADDYNAPGAIGDFLKKNGDLKTVDGVENEEKNKNEKLVASLSSKVIEKNMHLEALECEYQERTVSLQRMMEQREHQVQSYSEELTKMRQRSVEHTQKIVDENKKLRFDLQSMTHELDARSKELDELAAQTDCDRRKLELEKQRNATKSNHLMLAEMEYQKANENVRKLLEQQQKEKETALNNAKKLEEQFHVKHNLQLEIKHLTGKLQVIKLTPGNETSETGKRIAELTEELQDKIDEMEYTENYNQGLILQEKKAAVELQEARKFVLDALQDLGGQTSDKAQIGIRMMGELDPKAFLNVCRKYFPKDDAEVESVKICSKWQNEIKNPEWRPFKNGKESEVINEDDMKLKELKEVYGEEAYAAVVTALIELNGSGGGSRVPFPELWNQREGRKAKSKEAVQHAIKLFKASKRRR, encoded by the exons ATGGACTATACATCGGATGGAGACTCAGAGCTTGAAGCTTATGGTTCTGACACTTATGCACTTCTGCTATCAGGAGATATAAAAGTGATGCATGATGGGAGTTCATACAAGTGCCCCTTTTGTTCGGTTGGAAATGGTGACTATAACATACATGAATTACTGCAGCATGCCTTGAGTGTGGGGGCTGCCCATGACCAAGAAGCAAAACAGAAGGTAGACCATCGAGCCCTTGCCAAGCATTTGAAGGATGAACCAGCTAAATTACATAGTCCACTGCTGAGGCCAATTATTATGGATCCACAGCCTCCTCAACATAAAAGGGATGAGCTGTTTGTCTGGCCCTGGATGGGTATCATAGTCAATATGCCTTCTGAATATGTTGGAAAAAGTGCAAACCGGCTGAAGGAGCATTTCTCCTGTTTTCATCCAGTCAAAGCGCATCATGTGTACAGCAAAGGTTTTCCTACAGGTAATGCTATTGTTGAGTTTGGCAAGGACTTTGGTGGGTTTAGGAATGCACGAATATTTGAGAATCAGTTTGAGAAGAATGGGTATGGGAAAATGGGCTGGCAGGAAAAAGAGCGCGGAGGGTCAGAGCCTTTTGGATGGATCGCTAGGGCAGATGATTACAATGCTCCAGGGGCAATAGGGGACTTTCTAAAAAAAAATGGCGATCTGAAGACGGTTGATGGCGTCGAgaatgaagaaaaaaataaaaatgagaaaCTTGTGGCCAGTTTATCTTCTAAGGTTATTGAAAAGAATATGCATTTAGAAGCACTTGAATGTGAGTATCAGGAGAGAACTGTGTCATTGCAAAGGATGATGGAACAGAGGGAACATCAGGTCCAGTCATACAGCGAAG AACTCACAAAGATGCGACAGCGCTCTGTCGAACATACACAAAAGATTGTTGACGAGAACAAGAAGCTGCGCTTTGATCTTCAGTCTATGACGCATGAGCTTGATGCAAGGTCCAAAGAACTTGATGAGTTGGCTGCACAGACTGATTGCGATAGAAGGAAGCTTGAATTGGAGAAACAAAGG AATGCGACAAAGTCCAATCATCTTATGCTGGCAGAAATGGAGTATCAGAAAGCTAATGAGAATGTTCGCAAGCTTCTCGAACAACAACAG AAAGAGAAAGAAACTGCTTTAAACAATGCTAAGAAGTTGGAGGAACAGTTTCATGTGAAGCACAATCTTCAACTAGAAATAAAGCACCTGACAGGAAAATTGCAAGTGATAAAGCTCACACCAGGCAATGAAACATCAGAAACAGGGAAAAGAATAGCTGAACTGACAGAGGAGCTGCAAGATAAGATCGATGAGATGGAATATACAGAAAACTACAACCAAGGTCTGATCTTGCAAGAAAAAAAGGCTGCTGTTGAGTTGCAAGAAGCTCGGAAATTTGTGTTAGAT GCTCTACAGGACTTGGGCGGTCAGACCAGTGACAAAGCACAAATAGGCATCAGGATGATGGGCGAGCTTGACCCAAAGGCATTTTTAAATGTGTGCAGGAAATATTTTCCAAAAGATGATGCGGAAGTTGAAAGTGTTAAGATTTGTTCAAAGTGGCAGAACGAAATTAAAAATCCAGAATGGCGTCCTTTTAAAAATGGAAAAGAATCG GAAGTGATCAACGAGGATGACATGAAGCTCAAGGAGCTGAAAGAGGTGTACGGCGAGGAAGCATATGCTGCGGTGGTGACGGCGCTGATCGAGCtgaatggcagcggcggcggcagcagggtTCCTTTCCCGGAGCTATGGAACCAGAGGGAGGGGAGGAAAGCAAAATCCAAGGAAGCTGTCCAGCATGCCATCAAGCTGTTCAAGGCGAGCAAGAGACGGCGTTGA
- the LOC119350278 gene encoding triacylglycerol lipase OBL1-like, translating into MGYSSMLLNGVPGKQFLCKKGVIQGDPLSPLVFGNATDVLQSMLNEALHNSNARQLQHIKNLLLHYAAYTGLKFNFVGFYNGWNKFLKEDTTQAFVFTDRAKDASVVVVAFRGTEPFNMQDWSTDVNLSWLGMGAMGHVHAGFLKALGLQEEDGKDANRAFPKDAPNGAAPVGKAIAYYKLREVIRDQLNAHPQARLVITGHSLGGALAAVFPALLALHGESEILGRLGTVQTYGQPRVGDATFVSFFRAEVEKATAFYRVVYRYDVVPRVPFDAPLVAEFAHGGSCVYYDGWYDGKVLPGDVPNPNYFDPRYLLSMYGNALGDLVKGAFLWTKAGKDYREGPVSLLYRASGLLVPGLASHSPRDYVNAVRLGRIAPKSLL; encoded by the exons ATGGGATATTCATCAATGCTACTTAATGGTGTCCCTGGTAAACAATTTCTCTGCAAGAAAGGGGTTATACAGGGGGATCCATTATCACCACTTGTTTTTGGGAATGCTACTGATGTTCTTCAATCCATGCTTAATGAGGCACTGCACAACTCCA ATGCAAGGCAACTTCAGCACATCAAAAACCTCCTGCTCCACTATGCTGCTTACACTGGTCTCAAG TTCAATTTCGTGGGGTTCTACAACGGCTGGAACA AGTTTCTGAAGGAGGACACAACGCAGGCGTTCGTTTTCACGGACCGGGCCAAGGATGCGAGCGTGGTTGTGGTGGCGTTCCGTGGCACGGAGCCATTCAACATGCAGGACTGGTCGACGGACGTGAACCTGTCGTGGCTGGGCATGGGCGCCATGGGCCACGTCCACGCCGGCTTCCTCAAGGCGCTGGGCCTCCAGGAGGAGGACGGCAAGGACGCCAACCGCGCCTTCCCCAAGGACGCCCCCAACGGCGCCGCCCCAGTCGGCAAGGCCATCGCCTACTACAAGCTCCGCGAGGTGATCCGCGACCAGCTCAACGCGCACCCGCAGGCGCGGCTCGTGATCACCGGCCACAGCCTCGGCGGCGCGCTCGCCGCCGTCTTCCCGGCGCTTCTGGCGCTGCACGGGGAGTCCGAGATCCTGGGCAGGCTCGGCACCGTGCAGACCTACGGGCAGCCGCGCGTGGGCGACGCCACCTTCGTCAGCTTCTTCCGCGCCGAGGTGGAGAAGGCGACGGCCTTCTACCGCGTGGTGTACCGGTACGACGTGGTGCCGCGGGTGCCGTTCGACGCGCCGCTCGTCGCGGAGTTCGCCCACGGCGGCTCCTGCGTCTACTACGACGGGTGGTACGACGGGAAGGTGCTCCCCGGCGACGTGCCCAACCCCAACTACTTCGACCCGCGCTACCTGCTCTCCATGTACGGCAACGCGCTCGGGGACCTGGTGAAGGGGGCCTTCCTCTGGACCAAGGCCGGCAAGGACTACCGTGAGGGCCCCGTCTCCCTGCTCTACCGCGCCTCCGGCCTGCTCGTCCCCGGCCTCGCCTCCCACAGCCCGCGCGACTACGTCAACGCCGTCCGCCTCGGCCGCATCGCACCCAAGTCACTCCTCTAA